A section of the Paracoccaceae bacterium genome encodes:
- a CDS encoding MarR family transcriptional regulator, which yields MQHDTLDAIRAEFIEKIGLIAQTEGLPRIAGRVFGLLVFDGAAIAFSDLAETLQVSRGSISSSVRLLEERGLVKRTARPGERQDYFQLADNPYATMLDRAKRSLSHARDDINATIARLPASDVDVRTRLNAYADFYGAMETCLLGALTTLDDGGDA from the coding sequence CACGACACCCTTGACGCCATTCGCGCCGAGTTCATCGAAAAAATCGGCCTGATTGCCCAGACCGAAGGGCTGCCACGCATCGCGGGGCGGGTTTTTGGCCTTCTGGTCTTTGATGGCGCGGCCATCGCATTCAGCGACCTTGCCGAAACCCTGCAGGTCAGCCGGGGCAGCATCAGCTCCAGCGTGCGGCTTCTGGAAGAACGCGGCCTGGTCAAGCGCACCGCACGCCCCGGAGAGCGTCAGGATTACTTCCAACTGGCCGATAATCCCTATGCAACGATGCTGGACCGCGCCAAGCGCAGCCTGTCCCACGCCCGCGATGACATAAACGCAACGATCGCCAGATTGCCCGCGTCCGACGTTGATGTGCGGACGCGGTTGAACGCCTACGCCGATTTTTATGGCGCGATGGAGACTTGCCTGCTGGGCGCACTGACCACACTTGATGATGGCGGCGACGCCTGA
- a CDS encoding efflux RND transporter periplasmic adaptor subunit translates to MKDTTNERRPETLDFSSDKGAARSTWIAAAIVLVLVAWMGSGFVLPSEPADAPAERAVLQPVTVAVARSVAQPVTQFFLAEGQALPDRDTAVRAEISGQISEVLVEKGADVEEGDVIARFDPVQRQADLERATAEVDRTKREFDNAQTLLERGTATVDRVATARASFAAAQAQLAAATEALDNAVLTVPFDGRLETLTINEGEFVQPGTEVARIVDNTPLTVAIQVPQQSLARIEVGQMAQVEFITGDVLPGLVTFVGTNADAATRTFLAEVAVDNANGKVPAGISAQERIPTGDVSAHFLSPAILSLGTDGTLGIKTVVEDDKVAFTPVEIVRAQTDGIWVTGLTDEARVITVGQGYVNDGETVAPQTATAEVTQ, encoded by the coding sequence ATGAAAGACACAACCAACGAACGGCGGCCTGAAACGCTGGATTTCAGCTCTGACAAAGGTGCGGCGCGTTCGACCTGGATCGCCGCGGCCATTGTCCTGGTCCTTGTCGCCTGGATGGGAAGCGGCTTTGTCCTGCCCTCGGAACCTGCGGATGCGCCTGCAGAACGCGCGGTCCTGCAACCCGTGACTGTGGCCGTGGCGCGCTCGGTTGCGCAGCCGGTCACCCAGTTTTTTCTGGCCGAGGGGCAGGCCCTGCCGGATCGCGACACTGCCGTGCGCGCCGAAATCTCGGGGCAGATATCTGAAGTTTTGGTCGAAAAGGGCGCGGATGTCGAAGAAGGCGACGTGATCGCGCGCTTTGACCCGGTGCAGCGCCAGGCGGATCTTGAGCGTGCCACAGCCGAGGTTGATCGCACCAAACGTGAATTCGACAATGCCCAGACCCTGCTGGAACGCGGCACCGCGACGGTGGATCGTGTTGCCACCGCACGCGCGTCATTTGCCGCCGCCCAGGCGCAACTCGCCGCCGCGACCGAGGCGCTGGATAACGCGGTTCTGACGGTCCCATTTGATGGCCGCCTTGAAACACTGACGATCAACGAAGGAGAGTTCGTTCAGCCCGGAACCGAGGTCGCCCGGATCGTCGACAACACCCCCCTGACCGTGGCGATCCAGGTGCCGCAGCAATCGCTGGCCCGGATTGAGGTTGGCCAGATGGCGCAGGTCGAATTCATCACCGGTGACGTCCTGCCCGGCCTTGTGACCTTCGTGGGCACCAATGCCGATGCCGCGACGCGGACGTTTTTGGCCGAGGTTGCGGTTGATAATGCAAATGGCAAAGTCCCCGCCGGCATCAGCGCGCAAGAGCGCATCCCGACCGGCGATGTTTCGGCGCATTTTCTTTCACCCGCGATCCTGTCGCTAGGTACAGACGGCACTTTGGGCATCAAGACCGTTGTTGAAGACGACAAGGTTGCGTTCACCCCTGTCGAGATTGTGCGCGCCCAAACCGATGGAATCTGGGTCACCGGGCTTACCGATGAAGCGCGCGTCATCACCGTGGGCCAGGGCTATGTCAACGATGGGGAAACCGTCGCACCACAGACCGCCACCGCCGAGGTGACCCAATGA
- a CDS encoding AcrB/AcrD/AcrF family protein, producing MNTLINLAFSRSRVMVLGLVIILSVGAFSYISIPKEANPDIPLPLFYVSTGLDGISPEDAERLLLEPMETELASINGLSSMTSNAAEGVANIQLEFDPGFDSEQALTKVREAADRAGGELPADARDIHITEINTALFPIITAILSGPVPERTLKTLAEDLQDGIEGLEGVLEVDIGGQRFEFLEVLVDPTLFETYNISFDELIGQITRNNQLIAAGAIETGAGRMVLKVPGLIENLEDVMAMPVKVRGNTVVTFADVATIRRAFDDPSGFARINGQPALALEITKRSGANIIETVADVRALVDTLSTDWPDSVTVTYLQDQSKQIKDLLSDLEANVIAAVILVMIVIVFALGLRSAILVGLAIPGAFLAGVTALSMMGYTMNIVVLFSLILVVGMLVDGAIVTTELADRKLQEGADARTAYSFAAKRMSWPIIASTLTTLSVFFPLLFWEGMVGEFMKFLPITVILTLFASLFMALIFIPVVGGLIGKRQPQTARAKAALSAAELGDPRQMKGFTGGYVRLLSWAIQRPGATVLLAIALLLGAFGAYGQFGRGLTFFPSVEPDFMQVQVRARDNFSIFERDALVRAVENRVLEYDEIASVYARSMLNAGQGDEETIGTLQLELTDWDTRRTAAEIGEDIRADVADIAGIDVQVQTESGGPSAGKPVNLKITAKSPEQQAIAVEGVRTMMAKIGGFTDVTDTRPLPGVEWAVRVNRSEAARFGANVALLGQAIQLLTQGINVADYRPDDSDGELDIRVRFPSQDRTLEELEGLRVPTSAGLVPISNFVTFEPAPRTGTVRRVDQKRVVTIEANVAPGLLVNDQVIALTAAMEAAEFPPGVGWSFAGEAEDQQESMIFLMGAFISAIFLMFVILLTQFNNFYQAFIVMSAIVFSIAGVLLGLLVTGRPFGVVMGGIGVIALAGIVVNNNIVLIDTFNDLLKSGRSPMEAALRTGAQRLRPVILTSVTTALGLMPMVIGLNINFFSREIVYGAPSTQWWTELSSAIAGGLVIATILTLIVTPAMLMLGHKRSTRAVRSDTIPLTG from the coding sequence ATGAACACGCTGATCAACCTCGCCTTTTCGCGGTCCCGCGTTATGGTGCTGGGACTGGTCATCATCCTCAGCGTTGGCGCGTTTTCCTACATTTCGATCCCGAAAGAGGCGAACCCCGACATTCCCCTGCCGCTGTTCTACGTGTCCACGGGACTGGACGGCATTTCGCCCGAAGATGCCGAACGGTTGCTGCTGGAACCGATGGAGACCGAGTTAGCCTCGATCAACGGTCTGTCCAGCATGACCAGCAATGCCGCCGAAGGGGTCGCCAACATCCAGCTGGAATTCGATCCCGGATTTGACAGTGAACAGGCCCTGACCAAAGTGCGCGAGGCTGCAGACCGGGCGGGTGGCGAACTGCCTGCAGATGCCCGCGACATTCATATTACCGAGATCAATACCGCCCTGTTCCCGATTATCACCGCCATCCTTTCCGGCCCTGTGCCCGAGCGGACGTTGAAAACGCTGGCCGAAGATCTGCAGGACGGCATCGAAGGTCTTGAGGGCGTGCTGGAGGTTGACATCGGCGGGCAGCGTTTCGAATTCCTCGAAGTGTTGGTCGATCCGACATTGTTCGAAACCTACAACATCTCCTTCGACGAACTGATCGGCCAGATCACCCGCAATAACCAGCTGATCGCCGCTGGCGCCATCGAAACCGGGGCCGGGCGCATGGTGCTGAAGGTGCCGGGGCTGATCGAAAACCTGGAAGATGTCATGGCCATGCCGGTGAAGGTGCGCGGCAACACGGTCGTCACATTCGCCGATGTCGCAACCATCCGGCGCGCTTTTGACGACCCATCCGGCTTTGCCCGCATCAACGGCCAACCGGCACTGGCGCTGGAGATCACCAAGCGTTCCGGCGCCAATATCATCGAAACGGTGGCGGACGTGCGCGCGCTGGTCGACACGCTTTCGACGGACTGGCCAGACTCCGTCACCGTCACATATCTTCAGGACCAGAGCAAACAGATCAAAGACCTGCTGAGCGATCTTGAAGCGAACGTGATCGCCGCCGTCATTCTGGTCATGATCGTGATCGTCTTCGCGCTGGGCCTGCGTTCGGCCATTTTGGTCGGGCTGGCAATTCCGGGTGCGTTCCTGGCCGGGGTCACGGCGCTGTCGATGATGGGCTACACGATGAATATCGTGGTTCTGTTTTCACTGATCCTTGTGGTTGGGATGCTGGTTGACGGTGCCATCGTCACCACCGAACTGGCCGACCGGAAATTGCAGGAAGGGGCAGACGCGCGCACCGCCTATAGTTTCGCGGCCAAGCGGATGTCCTGGCCGATCATCGCCTCTACGCTCACGACGCTCAGCGTGTTTTTCCCGCTGCTTTTCTGGGAAGGCATGGTGGGGGAATTCATGAAATTCCTGCCAATCACCGTTATCCTGACCCTGTTCGCCTCGCTCTTCATGGCGCTGATCTTCATTCCTGTCGTCGGCGGGCTGATCGGCAAGCGCCAGCCGCAGACGGCGCGGGCAAAGGCCGCCCTCAGCGCTGCCGAACTGGGCGATCCGCGCCAGATGAAGGGGTTCACCGGCGGCTATGTGCGCCTGCTCAGCTGGGCCATCCAGCGCCCCGGCGCGACCGTTCTGCTGGCCATCGCGCTGCTGCTGGGCGCGTTCGGCGCTTACGGCCAATTCGGGCGCGGGCTGACGTTCTTTCCTTCGGTCGAGCCGGATTTCATGCAAGTCCAGGTCCGCGCGCGGGACAACTTCTCGATCTTCGAACGCGACGCACTGGTGCGTGCGGTCGAAAACCGCGTGCTGGAGTATGATGAGATTGCCAGCGTCTATGCCCGTTCCATGCTGAACGCCGGACAGGGGGATGAGGAAACCATCGGCACCCTGCAACTGGAATTGACCGATTGGGATACGCGGCGCACCGCCGCCGAGATTGGCGAAGATATTCGCGCCGATGTGGCCGACATCGCCGGGATTGACGTACAGGTTCAGACCGAAAGTGGCGGGCCAAGTGCGGGCAAGCCGGTGAACCTGAAGATCACCGCCAAGTCACCCGAACAGCAAGCCATAGCTGTCGAGGGGGTCCGCACAATGATGGCCAAGATCGGCGGTTTTACAGATGTGACCGATACGCGCCCGCTGCCGGGGGTGGAATGGGCGGTGCGGGTCAACCGCTCGGAAGCGGCGCGTTTCGGGGCCAATGTTGCGCTGCTGGGGCAGGCGATCCAGCTTCTGACGCAAGGCATCAACGTTGCCGACTACCGCCCCGACGATTCTGATGGAGAGCTGGATATCCGCGTCCGCTTCCCCAGTCAGGATCGCACCCTGGAAGAGCTTGAGGGCCTGCGGGTGCCAACTTCGGCCGGGCTGGTCCCGATCTCGAATTTCGTGACGTTCGAACCCGCGCCGCGCACCGGCACTGTGCGCAGGGTTGATCAGAAGCGTGTGGTGACAATCGAAGCCAACGTCGCCCCCGGCCTGCTGGTCAACGATCAGGTCATCGCCCTGACCGCCGCGATGGAGGCTGCCGAGTTTCCGCCCGGCGTCGGCTGGTCATTCGCGGGCGAGGCTGAAGATCAGCAGGAAAGCATGATCTTCCTGATGGGGGCGTTTATTTCGGCGATCTTCCTGATGTTCGTGATCCTGCTGACCCAATTCAACAACTTCTATCAGGCTTTCATCGTGATGAGTGCCATCGTGTTCTCGATCGCCGGGGTCCTGCTGGGCCTGCTGGTCACCGGGCGCCCCTTTGGCGTTGTCATGGGCGGTATAGGTGTGATCGCGCTGGCCGGGATCGTGGTGAACAACAACATCGTGTTGATCGACACCTTCAACGACCTGCTGAAATCGGGCCGTTCCCCGATGGAGGCGGCCTTGCGGACCGGCGCCCAACGTCTGCGCCCGGTGATCCTGACCTCGGTGACCACGGCGCTGGGCCTGATGCCGATGGTGATCGGCCTCAACATCAACTTCTTCAGCCGCGAGATTGTCTATGGCGCGCCCTCGACCCAGTGGTGGACCGAGCTGTCCAGTGCTATCGCCGGGGGGCTGGTCATCGCCACGATCCTGACGCTGATCGTAACACCGGCGATGCTGATGCTGGGCCACAAACGCAGCACGCGCGCGGTTCGCAGCGATACAATACCTCTGACGGGTTAA
- a CDS encoding LysR family transcriptional regulator yields the protein MAAKTWHSLPEYQALRALMEAGTTAQAGVRMGLSQSAISRSIASLEARTGLILFDRVGGRLTPTGEAVRLNRRLDPLFAALDQIDGPTTPTQERLRVVAPPTYAHRFMVSHIATFLETNPSYFVALEVAPSDEVIRGILERRFDLGITGVELSRDGLKLTPFRLSSPVCAMPVDHPLSAQDVIHPADLHDQPLIALSHRHARRAQLEQELTAAASKPRIVAEVSTSVAAVDLAHAGLGVTVVNPFPIVQFRSGDVAFRPFASGMEYRSYFVTPDNAPLHRLARAFIRHLRLHTANDPFSRKA from the coding sequence ATGGCCGCTAAAACCTGGCACTCTCTGCCCGAATATCAGGCGCTGCGCGCGTTGATGGAGGCGGGCACAACGGCGCAGGCGGGTGTGCGGATGGGGCTGTCGCAATCCGCGATCAGCCGATCCATCGCCAGCCTTGAGGCGCGGACAGGTCTGATCCTGTTTGACCGTGTCGGTGGACGGTTGACCCCGACGGGTGAGGCGGTGCGCCTGAACCGCCGGCTGGATCCCCTGTTTGCCGCGCTGGATCAAATCGATGGCCCCACGACCCCCACGCAAGAGCGTCTGCGCGTTGTCGCGCCGCCCACCTATGCGCACCGTTTCATGGTGTCCCATATCGCCACATTTCTGGAAACCAACCCGTCCTATTTCGTGGCACTTGAGGTTGCGCCCTCGGACGAGGTGATCCGGGGCATTCTGGAAAGAAGGTTTGACCTTGGAATAACCGGCGTGGAACTGTCGCGCGACGGGCTGAAGCTGACCCCGTTCCGCCTGTCGTCACCAGTCTGCGCCATGCCCGTCGATCACCCCCTAAGCGCGCAAGACGTCATCCACCCCGCGGACCTGCATGACCAACCACTGATCGCCCTGTCGCATCGCCATGCAAGGCGGGCGCAGCTTGAACAGGAGCTGACCGCCGCCGCCAGCAAGCCCCGGATCGTGGCCGAGGTTTCAACCTCGGTCGCGGCGGTTGATCTGGCGCATGCGGGATTGGGCGTTACCGTGGTCAATCCGTTTCCGATTGTGCAATTCCGCTCGGGCGATGTTGCGTTCCGGCCCTTTGCCTCGGGCATGGAATACCGCAGCTATTTCGTCACGCCCGACAACGCACCCCTGCACCGCCTGGCGCGCGCTTTTATCCGCCATCTGCGGCTGCACACCGCCAATGACCCGTTTTCGCGCAAGGCCTGA
- a CDS encoding ABC transporter substrate-binding protein encodes MNAITRLLSGAAIGLAVGVTSFAAFAETPPNMLVIANRIDDITTLDPAQSFEFAGSDVIRNVYGKLVNFDPLNLDAGYQPDLAESWTVSEDGKSITFTMREGVMFHSGNPVTAADAEFSLRRAVILNKTPSFILTQFGFTPENVDETIVADGNTLTITTDKRYATSFVLNCLTATIGSIVDMKTVMDNEADGDMGNAWLATNSAGSGAYSVDSWKPNESVTLSSNPDFYLGAPAMERVIVRHVQESATQRLLLERNDIDVARNLNPEDVAGAREADGVEISEELKGRLMYISLNQKHPQLSKPEVREAIKYLVDYEGMQNSFLNGQYTIHQNFLPRTYLGSSSEAPFSLDIDKAKELLAGIEPFEIEVGVREAQERIEIAQSLQNTFAEVGITLNITVGTAKAILGRYRARELDMYMGAWGPDYPDPHTNAGTFAFNPDNSDEAGATGLLAWRNAWDTGGLTEKVAAAVVENDRDVRAQMYQDIQAEFRQISPFAVLFQQIEQSALRDNVTNFSTGQAITSASYWQITK; translated from the coding sequence ATGAACGCAATCACCAGATTACTCAGCGGGGCCGCAATCGGGCTGGCCGTGGGGGTGACGTCATTCGCCGCCTTTGCCGAAACGCCGCCGAACATGTTGGTCATCGCCAATCGGATTGATGACATCACAACGCTGGACCCGGCGCAAAGCTTTGAATTTGCAGGCTCTGACGTGATCCGCAACGTTTATGGCAAGCTGGTAAACTTCGACCCGCTGAACCTCGATGCGGGCTATCAGCCGGACCTGGCCGAAAGCTGGACGGTCAGCGAAGACGGCAAGTCGATCACCTTCACGATGCGTGAAGGCGTGATGTTCCATTCGGGCAACCCGGTGACTGCCGCCGACGCCGAATTCTCATTGCGCCGGGCGGTGATCCTGAACAAGACGCCGTCGTTCATCCTGACCCAGTTCGGTTTCACGCCGGAAAACGTGGATGAGACCATCGTGGCCGACGGCAACACGCTGACCATCACGACCGACAAGCGCTATGCGACCTCTTTCGTGCTGAACTGCCTGACGGCCACCATCGGCTCCATCGTCGATATGAAAACCGTCATGGACAACGAAGCTGACGGCGACATGGGCAACGCCTGGCTGGCGACGAACTCCGCCGGTTCGGGCGCCTATTCGGTCGACAGCTGGAAGCCGAATGAAAGCGTCACCCTGTCGTCGAACCCTGATTTCTATCTGGGTGCTCCGGCGATGGAACGCGTGATCGTGCGCCACGTGCAGGAAAGCGCAACCCAGCGTCTGCTGCTGGAACGCAACGACATCGACGTTGCCCGCAACCTGAACCCGGAAGATGTGGCCGGTGCACGCGAAGCAGATGGTGTCGAGATCTCGGAAGAGCTTAAAGGCCGCTTGATGTATATCTCGCTGAACCAGAAGCATCCGCAGCTGTCCAAGCCTGAAGTGCGCGAGGCGATCAAATATCTGGTCGATTATGAAGGGATGCAGAACAGCTTCCTCAACGGTCAGTACACGATCCACCAGAACTTCCTGCCGCGCACCTATCTTGGCTCGTCCAGCGAAGCGCCGTTCAGCCTGGATATCGACAAGGCCAAGGAACTGCTTGCCGGGATCGAACCGTTCGAGATTGAGGTCGGAGTGCGTGAAGCGCAGGAACGTATCGAGATTGCCCAGTCGCTGCAGAACACCTTTGCCGAGGTGGGCATCACGCTGAACATCACGGTCGGCACCGCCAAGGCCATTCTGGGCCGGTACCGTGCGCGTGAACTGGACATGTACATGGGCGCATGGGGTCCGGATTATCCTGATCCGCACACCAATGCCGGTACGTTTGCGTTCAATCCCGATAACTCGGACGAAGCGGGTGCCACAGGCCTTCTGGCCTGGCGCAACGCCTGGGATACCGGCGGGCTGACCGAAAAGGTCGCAGCCGCCGTGGTCGAGAATGATCGCGACGTGCGCGCCCAGATGTATCAGGACATCCAGGCCGAATTCCGCCAGATCTCACCCTTCGCGGTGTTGTTCCAGCAGATCGAACAATCGGCTCTGCGTGACAACGTGACCAACTTCTCGACGGGTCAGGCCATCACGTCGGCATCCTACTGGCAGATCACCAAGTAG
- a CDS encoding ABC transporter permease subunit, whose product MAIAENTNGGRQKAPLELWLRATILTLGSIAVTMLGLMFITFIIGRVMPIDPVLAIVGEQATKSTYDAAYEQLGLDKPIIVQFAYYVWDVLHGDFGKSLLTARPVADDIRRVFPATLELATLGVTMGIVLGVPLGVVAAVRKGSWIDQIARVVALVGYSMPIFWLGLMGLLVFYGILGWVGGPGRVGIFYVDIVPSVTGMILVDSILDRNWAVFKDALSHIILPASLLGYYSLAYISRMTRSFMLEQLSAEYVTTARVKGMSEWAVIWRHAFKNIRVQLITVIALSYANLLEGSVLTEIIFSWPGIGSYITTALLSADMSAVMGGTVVVGLVFILLNIFSDLLYKVFDPRAK is encoded by the coding sequence ATGGCGATCGCCGAAAACACCAACGGGGGGCGCCAGAAGGCGCCCCTTGAACTGTGGCTCAGGGCGACAATCCTGACACTGGGGTCGATTGCCGTGACGATGCTGGGGCTGATGTTCATCACCTTCATCATCGGGCGCGTCATGCCCATCGACCCGGTACTGGCCATCGTCGGCGAACAGGCGACCAAGTCGACCTATGACGCCGCATATGAACAACTGGGCCTCGACAAACCGATCATCGTGCAATTCGCCTATTACGTCTGGGACGTGCTGCATGGCGATTTCGGAAAATCCTTGCTGACCGCCCGGCCCGTCGCCGATGATATTCGCCGCGTGTTTCCTGCGACGCTGGAACTTGCAACCCTTGGCGTGACCATGGGCATCGTCCTTGGCGTTCCGCTGGGCGTCGTCGCAGCCGTGCGCAAAGGCAGCTGGATCGACCAGATCGCCCGTGTCGTCGCCCTTGTCGGATATTCGATGCCGATCTTCTGGCTGGGTCTGATGGGTCTGCTGGTCTTCTATGGCATCCTCGGCTGGGTCGGTGGGCCGGGCCGGGTTGGTATTTTCTATGTTGATATCGTGCCCTCGGTGACCGGCATGATCCTGGTGGATTCAATCCTCGACCGGAACTGGGCGGTGTTCAAAGACGCCCTCAGCCACATCATCCTGCCCGCGTCGCTGCTGGGCTATTACTCTCTGGCCTATATCAGCCGGATGACACGGTCGTTCATGCTGGAACAGCTGAGCGCCGAATACGTCACCACGGCCCGCGTCAAAGGCATGTCGGAATGGGCGGTGATCTGGCGACACGCGTTCAAGAACATCCGGGTGCAACTGATCACCGTCATCGCGCTGAGCTATGCCAACCTGCTGGAAGGGTCGGTTCTGACCGAGATTATCTTTAGCTGGCCGGGCATTGGCAGCTACATCACAACGGCACTGCTGTCTGCGGATATGAGTGCCGTGATGGGCGGCACGGTCGTCGTCGGGCTGGTGTTCATCCTGCTGAACATCTTCTCGGACCTGCTCTATAAGGTGTTTGACCCCCGTGCCAAATAA
- a CDS encoding ABC transporter permease subunit: protein MRNAAQDGGSVTGKGLRAWLLSEVPTSRRHAKLAAIYRGWLAFRVNTMAMVGLAILVALLLVALLAPLLAPHDPYVQDLGNRLAPLGSDGHVFGTDSLGRDILSRLIHGSRITLYIVALVALIAPIAGLLVGTISGYVGGWTDTVLMRITDIFLAFPRLVLALAFVAALGAGIENAVLAISLTAWPPYARMARAETLTIRSSDYIYAIRLQGAGPVRIITKHIWPLCISSLIVRVTLDMAGIILAAAGLGFLGLGAQPPSPEWGAMISEGRRFILDHWWVATVPGLAIFTVSLAFNLLGDGLRDALDPKGGE, encoded by the coding sequence GTGCGCAACGCTGCGCAGGATGGAGGGTCCGTCACCGGCAAGGGCCTGCGCGCCTGGCTGCTGAGCGAGGTTCCAACCTCGCGCCGCCACGCGAAACTGGCGGCGATCTATCGCGGCTGGCTGGCGTTTCGGGTCAACACGATGGCGATGGTCGGGCTGGCGATTCTGGTGGCGCTGCTGCTGGTCGCGCTGCTTGCGCCATTGCTGGCGCCCCATGATCCCTATGTGCAGGACCTGGGCAACAGGCTGGCGCCGCTGGGTTCGGACGGGCATGTGTTCGGGACGGACAGCCTTGGCCGGGATATCCTCAGCCGGTTGATCCACGGCTCGCGGATTACGCTTTATATCGTTGCATTGGTGGCCCTGATAGCCCCGATCGCCGGGCTGCTGGTCGGGACCATCTCGGGCTATGTCGGCGGCTGGACCGACACGGTGCTGATGCGGATTACCGACATTTTCCTGGCCTTCCCCCGACTGGTGCTGGCGCTGGCTTTCGTGGCCGCCCTGGGTGCCGGGATCGAAAACGCGGTGCTGGCCATTTCACTGACCGCCTGGCCGCCTTATGCGCGGATGGCACGGGCCGAGACGCTGACGATACGTTCGTCCGATTACATCTATGCGATCCGCCTGCAGGGCGCTGGGCCGGTGAGGATTATCACCAAGCACATCTGGCCGCTGTGTATCTCGTCCCTGATCGTGCGGGTGACGCTCGACATGGCCGGGATCATTCTGGCCGCCGCCGGGCTTGGCTTCCTTGGCCTTGGCGCGCAGCCACCCAGCCCCGAATGGGGTGCGATGATCAGCGAAGGGCGGCGGTTCATCCTCGATCACTGGTGGGTGGCGACCGTGCCGGGGCTGGCGATCTTCACTGTCTCACTCGCGTTCAACCTGCTGGGCGATGGCCTGCGCGACGCGCTGGACCCGAAGGGCGGCGAATGA
- a CDS encoding ATP-binding cassette domain-containing protein — MSNLLDVENLWVRFPSRHGVFEAVRGVSFTLGRERLGIVGESGSGKSLTGRAILRLIRPPGQVTADRIALDGVNLMEKSEVQMRAVRGQRITMVMQDPKFSLNPVMTIGAQLIEAYRLHAKGSKAQARAKAIETLEAVSIRNPERVMRAYPHEMSGGMGQRIMIAMMLIPNPEILIADEPTSALDVSVQRQVLDIMDGLVKERGMGLLFISHDLNLVADFCDRVLIMYAGRIVEVCDADKLHEAKHPYTRGLLNSLPRLDQPKDRLEVLKRDPAWAEVASISGQAG, encoded by the coding sequence ATGAGCAATCTGCTGGACGTCGAAAACCTCTGGGTGCGCTTCCCATCCCGCCACGGCGTGTTCGAGGCGGTGCGCGGAGTGTCCTTTACCCTTGGCCGCGAACGCCTTGGGATCGTAGGCGAAAGCGGCTCGGGCAAGTCGCTGACGGGCCGCGCGATTCTGCGCCTGATCCGCCCGCCGGGGCAGGTTACCGCCGACCGGATCGCGCTGGACGGCGTGAACCTGATGGAGAAATCCGAGGTTCAGATGCGCGCGGTGCGCGGCCAGCGGATCACCATGGTGATGCAAGATCCCAAATTCAGCCTGAATCCGGTGATGACAATCGGCGCGCAACTGATCGAGGCCTATCGCCTGCACGCCAAAGGCAGCAAGGCACAAGCCCGCGCCAAGGCCATCGAAACGCTGGAGGCGGTGTCGATCCGCAACCCCGAACGCGTGATGCGCGCTTATCCGCACGAGATGTCGGGCGGCATGGGTCAGAGGATCATGATCGCGATGATGCTGATCCCGAACCCGGAGATTCTGATAGCGGACGAACCAACCTCGGCATTGGATGTCTCGGTCCAGCGTCAGGTGCTTGATATCATGGACGGGCTGGTCAAGGAACGCGGCATGGGGCTGCTGTTCATCAGCCATGACCTCAACCTGGTGGCTGATTTCTGTGACCGGGTGCTGATCATGTACGCGGGCCGGATTGTCGAGGTCTGCGACGCCGACAAGCTGCACGAAGCGAAACACCCCTATACGCGCGGGTTGCTGAATTCACTGCCCCGGCTGGACCAGCCAAAAGACCGGCTGGAAGTGCTGAAACGCGATCCCGCCTGGGCCGAGGTTGCCAGCATCAGCGGGCAAGCGGGCTGA
- a CDS encoding ATP-binding cassette domain-containing protein produces MLQVDNLNVWFGNGRDRVDAVKGATFAVDQGESFGLVGESGSGKSTILRAITGLAPDWNGSITVDGQTIGKKRPRAFYKTVQMVFQDPYASLHPRHSVDQLLAETLYLHGFDDIDSRVVRLLDDVGLGQKFRFRYPHQLSGGQRQRVAIARALAPEPRLLLLDEPTSALDVSVQAEILNLLVDLRADRGLTYLMVSHDLSVVGHMCGRLAVMKDGEFVEIMEVADLRQKNASHPYSQSLIEASV; encoded by the coding sequence ATGCTGCAGGTTGATAACCTCAACGTCTGGTTCGGCAACGGACGCGACCGGGTCGACGCCGTAAAAGGCGCGACCTTCGCGGTCGATCAGGGCGAAAGCTTTGGTCTGGTCGGCGAAAGCGGTTCGGGCAAATCGACCATCCTGAGGGCCATTACCGGGCTGGCCCCGGATTGGAACGGGTCAATCACCGTCGACGGTCAGACCATTGGAAAGAAGCGCCCGCGCGCCTTCTACAAGACCGTGCAGATGGTGTTTCAGGACCCCTATGCCTCGCTTCACCCCCGCCATTCGGTGGATCAGCTTCTGGCCGAAACGTTGTATCTGCACGGTTTTGACGACATCGACAGCCGCGTTGTGAGGTTGTTGGACGACGTCGGGCTGGGGCAGAAGTTCCGCTTCCGCTATCCGCACCAACTGTCTGGCGGGCAGCGTCAGCGCGTCGCCATCGCCCGTGCTCTGGCACCGGAACCGCGCCTTCTGTTACTGGACGAACCAACGTCGGCGCTGGATGTATCCGTGCAGGCGGAAATCCTGAACCTGCTGGTCGATCTGCGCGCTGATCGGGGCCTGACCTATCTGATGGTCAGCCACGACCTGTCGGTTGTCGGCCACATGTGCGGGCGGCTGGCGGTGATGAAAGACGGCGAGTTTGTCGAGATCATGGAAGTCGCCGACCTGCGCCAGAAAAACGCCAGCCATCCCTATTCGCAAAGCCTGATCGAGGCGTCCGTCTAA